The following proteins are co-located in the Pseudomonas antarctica genome:
- the alr gene encoding alanine racemase, with translation MRPARALIDLQALRHNYQLAREVTGAKALAVVKADAYGHGAVRVAQALEAEADGFAVACIEEGLELRAAGIRAPVLLLEGFFEADELPLIIEHDFWCVVHSLWQLEAIEQARLSKPLTIWLKLDSGMHRVGLHPKDYHEAYQRLLASGKVAKIVLMSHFARADELDCVRSDEQVEVFEAARQGLSAEVSLRNSPSVMGWANVASDWVRPGIMLYGATPFGEEQAIAARLQPVMTLESKVICVRELPAGEPVGYGAKFITSKPMRIAVVAMGYADGYPRHAPTGTPVLVAGQRSQLLGRVSMDMLCVDLTDVPQAGLGSTVELWGKNILASDVAGAAETIPYQIFCNLRRVPRLYSGA, from the coding sequence ATGCGTCCTGCCCGTGCCCTGATTGACCTCCAAGCCCTGCGCCATAACTATCAACTGGCCCGTGAAGTCACGGGGGCCAAAGCCCTCGCCGTGGTCAAGGCCGATGCCTATGGCCATGGTGCCGTGCGCGTGGCCCAGGCGCTGGAGGCCGAGGCCGACGGTTTCGCTGTGGCGTGTATCGAGGAAGGGCTGGAGCTGCGTGCCGCTGGCATTCGTGCGCCGGTATTGCTGCTGGAAGGTTTTTTCGAGGCTGACGAGCTGCCGTTGATCATCGAGCACGATTTTTGGTGCGTGGTGCATTCGCTGTGGCAGTTGGAAGCGATCGAGCAAGCCCGGTTGAGCAAGCCGCTGACCATCTGGCTCAAGCTGGATTCGGGCATGCACCGTGTTGGCCTGCATCCCAAGGATTATCACGAGGCCTACCAACGCCTGCTGGCCAGCGGCAAAGTGGCGAAAATCGTACTGATGAGCCATTTCGCCCGTGCCGATGAACTCGATTGTGTACGCAGCGATGAACAGGTGGAGGTGTTTGAAGCGGCACGCCAAGGCCTGTCGGCCGAAGTCAGCCTGCGCAATTCGCCGTCGGTGATGGGGTGGGCGAACGTGGCCAGCGACTGGGTACGCCCAGGCATCATGCTCTACGGCGCCACGCCGTTTGGTGAAGAGCAGGCCATCGCCGCGCGCTTGCAGCCGGTAATGACCCTGGAATCGAAAGTCATCTGCGTGCGCGAACTGCCGGCTGGCGAACCGGTGGGCTACGGCGCCAAGTTCATCACGTCGAAGCCGATGCGCATTGCCGTGGTTGCCATGGGTTATGCCGACGGCTACCCGCGTCACGCGCCGACCGGCACGCCGGTGCTGGTGGCGGGGCAACGCAGCCAATTGCTGGGCCGCGTGTCCATGGACATGCTGTGTGTCGACCTTACCGACGTGCCTCAGGCCGGCCTCGGCTCCACCGTAGAGCTGTGGGGTAAGAATATCCTCGCCAGCGACGTTGCGGGCGCCGCCGAGACCATCCCCTACCAGATCTTCTGCAACCTGCGCCGCGTGCCAAGGCTCTATTCCGGGGCTTGA
- a CDS encoding Lrp/AsnC ligand binding domain-containing protein gives MRTNTQTKRELDKIDRNILRILQTDGRISFTELGEKVGLSTTPCTERVRRLEREGIIMGYNARLNPQHLKGSLLVFVEISLDYKSGDTFEEFRRAVLKLPHVLECHLVSGDFDYLVKARISEMASYRKLLGDILLKLPHVRESKSYIVMEEVKESLNLPIPD, from the coding sequence ATGCGTACCAACACCCAGACCAAACGGGAGCTGGACAAGATCGACCGCAATATCCTGCGCATCCTGCAAACCGACGGGCGCATTTCGTTCACCGAGTTGGGGGAAAAGGTCGGGCTGTCGACCACGCCGTGCACTGAGCGGGTTCGCCGCCTGGAGCGTGAAGGAATCATCATGGGGTACAACGCGCGGCTGAACCCGCAGCATTTGAAGGGAAGTTTGCTGGTATTTGTCGAGATCAGCCTCGATTACAAGTCCGGCGACACCTTTGAAGAGTTCCGCCGCGCCGTACTCAAACTGCCCCATGTGCTGGAGTGCCACCTGGTCTCAGGCGACTTTGACTACCTGGTGAAGGCACGGATTTCCGAGATGGCGTCGTACCGCAAACTGCTTGGCGATATCCTGCTCAAACTGCCCCACGTGCGCGAATCCAAGAGCTATATCGTGATGGAAGAAGTGAAAGAGAGCCTTAACTTGCCGATCCCGGATTAA
- a CDS encoding YkgJ family cysteine cluster protein, translated as MSCNSQKISALRRQIPSFECVPGCHDCCGPVTTSPEEMSRLPRKTAAEQDAAMDELNCVHLGPNGCTVYDERPLICRLFGTTKTLPCPNGRGPVELIHPRVEKQIHDYMASTRQVLV; from the coding sequence ATGAGTTGCAACAGTCAGAAAATCAGCGCGCTGCGCCGACAGATTCCTTCGTTCGAGTGTGTCCCCGGTTGCCACGACTGCTGTGGGCCGGTGACGACCTCGCCCGAGGAAATGTCGCGCCTGCCACGTAAGACTGCTGCCGAGCAGGACGCGGCCATGGACGAGCTGAACTGTGTGCACCTTGGGCCGAATGGCTGCACGGTGTATGACGAGCGTCCGCTGATCTGCCGCCTGTTCGGTACCACAAAGACCTTGCCGTGCCCCAACGGGCGCGGGCCGGTGGAACTGATTCATCCACGGGTCGAAAAGCAGATCCACGACTACATGGCCAGCACCCGGCAAGTGCTGGTCTAG
- a CDS encoding acetyl-CoA hydrolase/transferase C-terminal domain-containing protein yields the protein MVQLCSIEQAVDDVLARLPAHIHMGMPLGLGKPNLFVNALYRRVAKLPERALTIYTALALGRPTMGDGLQKRFLEPFIERVFGDYPELDFLADLHKDSLPANIRVQQFFMQPGSLLHSASAQQDYVSSNYSHAARDINAAGLNLVAQLVASSTEHPDRLSLSCNPDITLDLLPMIEKRREAGETILIVGQVHSDLPYMPGDAEWGMGEFDYLIDEKDSTTLFSTPNMPVGFQDHFIGLHASTLVRDGGTLQIGIGSMGDALTAALLARQADNEAYRLLLTDLDVYQWAPLISHEGGVAPFARGLYGCSEMFVNGLLVLADAGIIRRKVYPDVATQQQANAGTLDDAAQPDGISIHGGFFLGPRSFYQRLQEMTHAKRLEFNMTRISYINELYGQEELKRLQRLDARFINSAIMVTLLGAGVADQLEDGRVLSGVGGQYNFVAQGHALEGARSILILRSWRESAGEVSSNIVWEYGHCTIPRHLRDIVITEYGIADLRGQTDAKVIEALLNITDSRFQDDLIEQAQKAGKLPKDFQLAPRFADNTPERLKGIQARHRRLFPEYPLGTDFTDEEKDLLRALNWLKSKFKLTEILELGKAALDAPEPEAFPKHLERMQLDKPVGLKEDLYQRLLLAGLQATAH from the coding sequence ATGGTGCAGTTGTGTTCAATCGAGCAAGCAGTTGACGACGTACTGGCGCGTTTGCCGGCGCATATCCACATGGGCATGCCCTTGGGCCTGGGCAAGCCGAATCTGTTCGTCAATGCGCTGTACCGGCGCGTCGCCAAGTTGCCGGAGCGGGCGCTGACCATCTACACCGCGCTGGCCCTGGGTCGACCAACGATGGGCGATGGCTTGCAAAAACGCTTTCTCGAGCCTTTTATCGAGCGGGTGTTCGGCGATTACCCCGAGCTGGATTTCCTCGCCGACCTGCACAAGGACAGCTTGCCGGCCAATATCCGCGTGCAGCAGTTCTTCATGCAGCCCGGCAGCCTGCTCCACAGTGCATCGGCGCAGCAGGATTATGTCAGCAGCAATTACAGCCACGCGGCACGAGATATCAACGCTGCCGGCCTGAATCTGGTGGCGCAGCTGGTGGCCAGCAGCACCGAGCATCCGGATCGCCTGAGTTTGAGCTGCAACCCCGATATCACGCTCGACCTGTTGCCCATGATCGAGAAGCGCCGCGAGGCAGGGGAAACCATTCTGATCGTTGGCCAAGTGCACAGCGACTTACCCTACATGCCCGGCGACGCCGAGTGGGGCATGGGCGAATTCGACTACCTGATCGACGAAAAGGACAGCACTACGCTGTTCTCCACTCCGAATATGCCTGTGGGCTTCCAGGACCATTTTATCGGCCTGCACGCCAGCACTCTGGTGCGCGATGGCGGCACCTTGCAGATCGGTATCGGCTCCATGGGTGATGCGCTGACCGCCGCCTTGCTGGCGCGCCAGGCCGATAACGAAGCCTATCGGCTGCTGCTGACCGACCTCGATGTGTACCAGTGGGCGCCCTTGATCAGCCACGAAGGCGGCGTCGCACCCTTTGCCCGTGGCCTTTATGGCTGCAGCGAAATGTTCGTCAACGGCCTGCTGGTACTGGCCGATGCCGGCATTATCCGGCGCAAGGTCTACCCGGATGTGGCGACGCAGCAGCAAGCCAACGCCGGCACCCTGGATGACGCAGCCCAACCTGACGGCATTTCGATCCATGGCGGCTTCTTCCTCGGGCCGCGCAGTTTTTACCAGCGCTTGCAGGAAATGACTCACGCCAAGCGCCTCGAATTCAACATGACCCGTATCAGTTACATCAACGAGCTCTACGGCCAGGAAGAACTCAAGCGCCTGCAGCGCCTGGATGCGCGGTTTATCAACAGCGCAATCATGGTGACGTTGCTTGGGGCAGGTGTAGCGGACCAGTTGGAGGACGGCCGTGTACTCAGCGGCGTCGGCGGGCAGTACAACTTTGTTGCCCAGGGCCATGCGTTGGAAGGTGCACGTTCGATATTGATCCTGCGCAGCTGGCGCGAGTCGGCGGGGGAGGTCAGTTCCAACATTGTTTGGGAGTACGGCCACTGCACGATTCCTCGACACCTGCGCGATATCGTCATCACTGAGTACGGGATTGCCGATTTGCGTGGGCAGACGGATGCCAAAGTGATCGAGGCGCTGCTGAATATTACCGACTCGCGCTTTCAGGATGACTTGATCGAACAGGCGCAGAAGGCCGGCAAGTTACCCAAGGACTTCCAGCTGGCCCCGCGCTTTGCCGACAATACACCGGAGCGCCTCAAGGGCATTCAGGCACGGCATCGCCGGTTGTTTCCGGAGTACCCGCTGGGCACTGACTTCACGGATGAGGAAAAGGATCTGTTGCGGGCGTTGAACTGGCTCAAGAGCAAATTCAAGCTGACGGAGATTCTGGAGTTGGGCAAAGCGGCGCTGGATGCACCGGAGCCGGAGGCGTTTCCCAAGCATCTGGAGCGGATGCAGTTGGATAAGCCGGTAGGGCTGAAAGAGGACCTCTATCAGCGTTTATTGCTCGCCGGCCTACAGGCCACCGCGCACTGA
- a CDS encoding c-type cytochrome — MKMLAAPATVLALWAVSAQAATNDEIAKRLEPVGQVCVQGQECKGMEVAVAVGGGGGAKTPDDVIAKHCNACHGTGLLGAPKIGDTAAWKDRADHQGGLDGLLAKAITGLNAMPPKGTCADCSDDELKGAIEKMSGLK, encoded by the coding sequence ATGAAAATGCTGGCTGCACCAGCAACCGTACTGGCCCTATGGGCTGTCAGCGCTCAAGCTGCGACCAATGATGAAATTGCCAAGCGCCTGGAGCCTGTCGGCCAAGTCTGTGTTCAGGGCCAGGAATGCAAAGGGATGGAAGTGGCGGTGGCAGTGGGCGGCGGTGGCGGTGCGAAAACGCCGGACGACGTGATCGCCAAGCATTGCAATGCGTGCCATGGCACCGGGTTGCTGGGCGCGCCGAAAATCGGTGACACCGCAGCCTGGAAAGACCGCGCCGACCACCAGGGCGGCCTCGACGGCCTGCTGGCCAAGGCGATCACCGGTTTGAACGCCATGCCGCCAAAAGGCACATGCGCCGATTGCTCGGATGACGAGCTTAAAGGTGCAATCGAGAAGATGTCTGGATTGAAGTAA
- a CDS encoding DUF1127 domain-containing protein translates to MSGMSDVRLALHGQELEAGQERAMSTPTCGRWSLFWHRRHTRKALLSLTHEQLLDIGLSAEQARHEGLKPFWRD, encoded by the coding sequence ATGAGCGGCATGAGCGATGTGCGGTTGGCATTACACGGTCAGGAGTTGGAAGCGGGGCAGGAGCGGGCGATGTCGACGCCCACCTGCGGCCGCTGGAGTCTTTTCTGGCACCGTCGCCACACGCGCAAGGCCCTGCTGAGCCTGACTCACGAGCAACTGCTCGACATAGGGCTCAGCGCCGAGCAGGCGCGCCATGAAGGTTTGAAACCGTTCTGGCGTGACTGA
- the dadA gene encoding D-amino acid dehydrogenase gives MRVLVLGSGVIGVTSAYYLARAGFEVVVVDRQPAAAMETSFANAGQVSPGYASPWAAPGVPLKAIKWLLQRHAPLAIKATADIDQYLWMAQMLRNCTTSRYAVNKERMVRLSEYSRDCLDELRAETGIAYEGRSLGTTQLFRTQAQLDGAAKDIAVLKESGVPFELLDRAGIARVEPALASVTDILAGALRLPNDQTGDCQMFTTRLVDMCKQLGVEFRFEQDIQRLDYAGDRVNGVWIDGKLETADRYVLALGSYSPKLLKPLGIKAPVYPLKGYSLTVPITNPAMAPTSTILDETYKVAITRFDNRIRVGGMAEIAGFDLSLNPRRRETLEMIVNDLYPQGGDLTEATFWTGLRPTTPDGTPIVGATPFKNLFLNTGHGTLGWTMACGSGRLLADLMAKKTPQISAEGLDISRYGNHQESAKHVHPAPAHQ, from the coding sequence ATGCGCGTTCTGGTCTTGGGTAGCGGCGTCATTGGTGTGACCAGTGCGTACTATTTGGCGCGGGCCGGCTTCGAAGTCGTTGTGGTCGACCGTCAGCCCGCCGCTGCCATGGAAACCAGTTTCGCCAACGCCGGCCAGGTATCCCCGGGTTATGCCTCGCCATGGGCCGCCCCGGGCGTGCCGCTCAAGGCGATCAAATGGCTGCTGCAACGCCACGCACCGTTGGCGATCAAAGCCACTGCCGATATCGATCAATACCTGTGGATGGCGCAGATGCTGCGCAACTGCACCACCAGCCGCTATGCCGTGAACAAGGAGCGCATGGTTCGCCTGTCCGAGTACAGCCGCGACTGCCTCGACGAGCTGCGCGCCGAGACCGGCATCGCCTATGAAGGCCGCAGCCTCGGTACGACCCAGCTGTTCCGCACCCAGGCCCAACTCGATGGTGCGGCCAAGGACATCGCCGTATTGAAAGAGTCCGGTGTGCCGTTCGAACTGCTTGACCGCGCCGGTATCGCCCGCGTTGAGCCGGCCCTGGCCAGCGTCACCGACATCCTCGCCGGTGCCCTGCGCCTGCCGAACGACCAGACTGGCGACTGCCAGATGTTCACCACGCGCCTGGTGGACATGTGCAAGCAGTTGGGCGTGGAGTTTCGCTTTGAACAGGACATCCAGCGCCTCGACTATGCGGGTGACCGCGTCAACGGCGTGTGGATCGACGGCAAGCTTGAAACCGCCGACCGCTACGTACTGGCCCTCGGCAGTTATTCGCCGAAGTTACTCAAGCCGCTGGGGATCAAGGCACCGGTGTACCCGCTCAAGGGTTACTCGCTGACCGTGCCGATCACCAACCCGGCGATGGCGCCGACGTCGACCATTCTCGACGAGACCTACAAGGTCGCGATCACCCGTTTCGACAACCGCATCCGCGTCGGCGGCATGGCTGAGATAGCCGGTTTTGACCTGTCGCTGAACCCACGTCGACGCGAAACCCTGGAGATGATCGTCAACGACCTTTATCCTCAGGGCGGTGATTTGACCGAAGCCACTTTCTGGACCGGCCTGCGCCCGACCACACCCGATGGCACGCCGATTGTCGGTGCAACCCCGTTCAAGAACCTGTTCCTGAATACCGGCCACGGCACCCTCGGCTGGACCATGGCCTGTGGCTCTGGTCGTTTGCTGGCCGATCTGATGGCAAAGAAAACGCCGCAGATCAGCGCCGAAGGCCTCGATATTTCCCGTTACGGCAACCATCAGGAGTCCGCAAAACATGTCCATCCAGCGCCAGCTCACCAATGA
- a CDS encoding RidA family protein: protein MSIQRQLTNERMSHIVVHSGTVYLAGQVGDDMSAGIEQQTRETLANIERLLDLAGTDKTKLLSVTIYLKDIDADFAGMNAVWDKWLPKGVAPARATVEAKLCEPEILVELSVVAALP, encoded by the coding sequence ATGTCCATCCAGCGCCAGCTCACCAATGAGCGCATGAGCCACATCGTTGTTCACAGCGGTACCGTGTATCTGGCAGGGCAAGTCGGCGACGACATGAGTGCCGGGATTGAACAGCAGACCCGTGAAACCCTGGCCAATATCGAGCGGTTGCTGGACTTGGCCGGCACCGACAAAACCAAGCTGCTGTCGGTGACGATTTACCTGAAAGACATCGACGCCGACTTCGCCGGCATGAACGCGGTGTGGGACAAATGGCTGCCCAAAGGCGTCGCCCCAGCCCGTGCCACGGTTGAAGCCAAGCTGTGTGAACCGGAAATTTTGGTAGAGCTGTCTGTCGTCGCTGCGCTGCCTTAA
- a CDS encoding ferritin-like domain-containing protein has product MNNMQSTSNTPKKSSNASSILKDFCFPPVTLSKAEKATWKEIFFDSIITEYDARRLYWHIADQNPACISESANILKPWLRDEIDHAYGFSLIYSAYTGIPLDVVAMEVETRQSDFNSLTPFMQDPLKLLILLAYDEIITTHVYQRSIKNYDTFSSSQLSVWIRKIKRDEAKHFFFFIEQAKQLFPNRLQEAPSILKELFTLDFEKTEYTGTFVLDHNTLDYPITKKEIQESIIPTIIKKLSHDTHTSNGAKK; this is encoded by the coding sequence ATGAATAACATGCAGAGCACCTCTAATACGCCGAAAAAATCAAGCAATGCGTCTTCAATTCTCAAGGATTTTTGCTTTCCTCCGGTAACGCTTAGCAAGGCAGAGAAGGCTACCTGGAAAGAAATTTTCTTCGACTCAATAATTACCGAATACGATGCAAGGAGGCTTTATTGGCATATCGCTGATCAGAATCCAGCTTGCATCTCTGAATCGGCAAATATCTTAAAGCCTTGGCTTAGAGATGAAATCGATCACGCGTATGGCTTCTCTCTGATTTATTCAGCCTATACAGGAATTCCGCTTGACGTTGTAGCAATGGAAGTTGAAACAAGACAATCCGACTTCAACAGCCTAACCCCCTTTATGCAGGACCCACTTAAACTTCTCATCTTGCTTGCGTATGACGAGATAATCACGACACACGTCTATCAGCGCAGCATAAAAAATTACGACACCTTTAGTTCCTCGCAATTGTCAGTCTGGATCAGAAAAATCAAAAGAGATGAAGCTAAGCATTTTTTCTTTTTCATAGAACAAGCTAAACAGCTATTCCCGAATAGGCTTCAAGAAGCCCCGTCCATACTTAAAGAGCTTTTCACATTAGATTTTGAAAAAACAGAATATACAGGAACCTTCGTGTTAGACCACAACACGCTTGATTATCCAATCACTAAAAAAGAAATACAAGAATCAATAATCCCAACCATCATCAAAAAATTGAGCCATGACACTCACACATCAAACGGAGCAAAAAAATGA
- a CDS encoding NAD(P)/FAD-dependent oxidoreductase — MTASARHTTSYYAASSVPQPDYPALAGEVCADVCVIGGGYSGLNTALELAERGYSVVLLEARKIGWGASGRNGGQLIRGVGHGLEQFANVIGTDGVRQMKLMGLEAVEIVRERVERYQIPCDLTWGYCDLANQPDHLQGFAEDAEELRSLGYRHEVRLLQANEMSSVIGSDRYVGGMIDMGSGHLHPLNLALGEAAAAQQLGVKLFEQSEVTRIDYGPQVNVHTALGNVRAKTLVLACNAYLNGLNPQLSGKVLPAGSYIIATEPLSAAQAASLLPQNMAVCDQRVTVDYFRLSADNRLLFGGACHYSGRDPQDIGAYMRPKMLKVFPQLADVKIDYQWGGMIGIGANRLPQIGRLADQPNVYYAQAYAGHGLNATHLAGKLLAEAISGQQQGRFDLFAQVPHITFPGGKHLRSPLLALGMLWHRFKEWV; from the coding sequence ATGACTGCCAGCGCCCGGCACACCACTTCCTACTACGCAGCCAGCAGCGTGCCGCAACCCGATTACCCGGCGCTGGCGGGCGAAGTGTGCGCCGATGTCTGCGTGATCGGCGGTGGCTATTCAGGGCTTAACACGGCGCTGGAGCTGGCCGAGCGCGGTTATAGCGTGGTGTTGCTGGAGGCGCGCAAGATCGGCTGGGGCGCCAGCGGCCGCAATGGCGGCCAGTTGATTCGCGGCGTCGGCCATGGCCTGGAGCAGTTCGCCAACGTGATTGGCACCGACGGCGTGCGCCAGATGAAGCTGATGGGCCTGGAAGCCGTGGAGATCGTGCGCGAGCGCGTCGAGCGCTATCAAATCCCCTGCGACCTGACCTGGGGTTACTGCGACCTGGCCAACCAACCTGACCATCTTCAAGGCTTCGCCGAAGACGCTGAAGAACTGCGCAGCCTGGGCTATCGCCATGAGGTGCGCCTGCTGCAAGCCAACGAAATGAGCAGCGTGATCGGTTCCGATCGTTATGTCGGCGGGATGATCGACATGGGCTCCGGCCATTTGCACCCGCTGAACCTGGCACTCGGCGAAGCTGCCGCCGCGCAGCAACTGGGCGTGAAGCTGTTTGAGCAGTCCGAAGTGACACGCATCGACTACGGCCCCCAGGTCAACGTGCACACAGCCCTTGGCAACGTCCGCGCCAAGACCCTGGTGCTGGCCTGCAATGCCTACCTCAATGGCTTGAATCCACAGTTAAGCGGCAAAGTGCTGCCCGCCGGCAGCTACATCATTGCCACCGAACCGTTGAGTGCGGCCCAGGCCGCCAGCCTGCTGCCGCAGAACATGGCCGTCTGTGATCAACGGGTGACGGTGGATTACTTCCGGCTCAGTGCCGACAACCGCCTGTTGTTCGGCGGTGCCTGCCACTACTCCGGACGCGATCCTCAGGATATCGGCGCCTATATGCGCCCAAAGATGCTCAAGGTGTTCCCACAACTGGCTGACGTAAAGATCGACTACCAGTGGGGCGGCATGATCGGCATCGGCGCCAACCGTCTGCCGCAGATCGGCCGATTGGCCGATCAACCCAACGTGTATTACGCCCAGGCCTACGCGGGGCACGGCCTCAACGCCACGCACCTGGCCGGCAAGCTGCTGGCCGAAGCCATCAGTGGCCAGCAGCAGGGACGTTTCGATTTGTTCGCCCAAGTGCCGCACATCACCTTCCCCGGCGGCAAGCATCTGCGCTCGCCGCTGCTGGCACTGGGGATGCTTTGGCACCGATTCAAAGAATGGGTGTAA
- a CDS encoding saccharopine dehydrogenase C-terminal domain-containing protein → MKPSSKGYTPNEYKYPRKRNEKHNHIIIIGFGSVAQGLLPLLSRHYNGVNVTIFEKHLNESLIEITTEFSATLEEKVITAENFKPILSPYLNGNTFLVNLAVSVSSLELLELAQKYDSLYLDTCIEPWAYKDEKYQTLTTNYQLREVMKTYQQKTTGPTAVVAHGANPGFISILLKKALVEMAAANNIVAEPKNQIEWAALANILEIQVIQISEHDSQVSASARAPLNFVSTWSVDGLITECLQAAELGWGTHETEIPYGARKNGYALEMLEQGCNVRVKSWSPNYLEFSAYLLTHNEALSIAEYLTLGDPENPTYRPTVYYAYEPCDQTLDSMQLLGQSEQSEKIKKTILKDEIISGIDELGVFLISKKFRAFWLGSNLSIGKARKMANYNSATSLQVASSIIGGMKWAEYFPNAGVIESENLDWRYVYDITVNYWEPIVSQQTDWKPSDVDHTLSFSNFLV, encoded by the coding sequence ATGAAACCATCTTCAAAAGGCTATACACCTAACGAATACAAATACCCAAGGAAGCGCAATGAAAAACATAACCATATAATAATTATCGGTTTCGGAAGCGTCGCACAAGGCCTGCTCCCACTATTATCAAGGCATTACAATGGAGTGAACGTGACAATTTTTGAGAAACACCTAAACGAGAGCCTTATCGAAATTACCACCGAATTTTCAGCCACCCTGGAAGAAAAAGTCATAACCGCTGAAAACTTCAAACCTATACTCTCACCGTACTTAAACGGAAATACTTTTTTAGTGAACCTCGCAGTATCTGTCTCAAGCCTGGAGCTTTTAGAGCTGGCTCAAAAGTATGACTCACTTTATCTAGACACCTGTATAGAGCCGTGGGCCTACAAAGACGAAAAATACCAGACGCTAACCACAAACTATCAGCTTCGCGAGGTAATGAAAACGTATCAACAGAAAACGACTGGCCCAACCGCTGTTGTCGCCCATGGCGCAAATCCTGGCTTCATCTCAATTTTATTAAAGAAAGCTTTAGTAGAAATGGCCGCAGCAAACAACATAGTAGCAGAACCGAAAAACCAGATTGAATGGGCAGCGCTTGCCAACATCCTTGAAATACAAGTTATACAAATCTCCGAGCATGACTCGCAAGTCAGTGCATCAGCCCGCGCCCCCCTAAACTTCGTCTCCACATGGTCTGTGGACGGTCTTATTACCGAATGCCTGCAAGCAGCAGAATTGGGCTGGGGCACACACGAAACAGAAATTCCTTACGGCGCAAGAAAAAATGGATATGCACTAGAAATGCTAGAGCAAGGGTGTAACGTTAGAGTTAAAAGCTGGTCACCTAACTATTTGGAATTTTCTGCCTATTTACTAACCCACAACGAAGCACTGTCAATTGCTGAATATTTGACTTTAGGCGACCCCGAGAATCCTACCTACCGCCCAACTGTTTACTATGCGTATGAACCTTGTGATCAGACACTCGATTCAATGCAACTTTTGGGTCAGAGTGAGCAATCAGAAAAAATCAAAAAAACGATTTTGAAAGACGAAATTATTTCGGGAATAGATGAGCTTGGCGTTTTCCTAATCAGCAAAAAGTTCCGCGCCTTCTGGTTAGGGTCAAATCTATCAATTGGTAAAGCCAGGAAAATGGCCAACTACAACAGTGCGACAAGCTTACAAGTTGCCTCCAGCATAATTGGCGGCATGAAATGGGCAGAATACTTTCCAAACGCTGGCGTCATAGAATCCGAAAACTTGGATTGGCGTTACGTATACGATATCACTGTTAACTATTGGGAACCCATCGTCAGTCAACAGACAGACTGGAAACCATCGGATGTCGACCACACGCTGTCTTTCAGTAACTTTTTAGTATGA
- a CDS encoding cupin domain-containing protein, giving the protein MDVGERLQSIRKLKGLSQRELAKRAGVTNSTISMIEKNSVSPSISSLRKVLGGIPMSMVEFFSEEILQEIPTQIVYKANELIDISDGAVTMKLVGRAHPSRAIAFLNEIYPPGADTGEEMLTHEGEETGILVEGRLELVVGLETFVLEAGDSYYFESTKPHRFRNPFDVPARLISAATPANF; this is encoded by the coding sequence TTGGACGTCGGCGAACGACTGCAATCCATCCGTAAACTGAAGGGTCTTTCCCAGCGCGAGCTCGCCAAGCGCGCGGGTGTCACCAACAGCACCATTTCGATGATCGAAAAAAACAGTGTCAGCCCTTCGATCAGCTCCTTGCGCAAGGTGCTGGGCGGCATCCCCATGTCCATGGTCGAGTTCTTTTCCGAGGAGATCCTCCAGGAAATACCGACCCAGATCGTCTATAAAGCCAATGAGCTGATCGACATCTCTGACGGCGCCGTCACCATGAAACTCGTCGGCCGTGCGCACCCGAGCCGAGCGATTGCGTTTCTCAACGAAATCTACCCCCCGGGTGCCGATACAGGCGAAGAAATGCTCACCCACGAAGGTGAGGAAACCGGGATTCTGGTGGAAGGCCGCCTGGAATTGGTGGTCGGTCTTGAAACTTTTGTGCTCGAAGCTGGCGATAGCTACTACTTTGAAAGCACCAAGCCTCATCGTTTTCGCAACCCGTTCGATGTGCCGGCGCGACTAATCAGCGCAGCCACACCCGCGAACTTCTGA